The sequence AGGCCCGCGTCGAGGACATGCGAGCGGAGGGCCGCTACATCGTCCCCCGCTTCGTCGAGCGCACCTCCCAGGGCATCCGCGAGTACGACCCGTACGCCAAGCTGTTTGAGGAGCGCATCATCTTCCTCGGCTCCCAGGTGGACGACGTCTCGGCCAACGACATCATGGCGCAGCTGCTGTGCCTGGAGTCGATGGACCCGGACCGCGAGATCCAGATGTACATCAACTCGCCCGGCGGCTCGTTCACGGCCCTGACGGCCATCTACGACACCATGCAGTACGTCAAGCCCGACATCACCACCGTCTGCATGGGCCAGGCGGCCTCGGCGGCGGCCGTGCTGCTGGCGGCGGGCACCCCCGGCAAGCGGATGGCGCTGCCGAACGCCCGCATCCTGATCCACCAGCCCTACACCGAGACCGGCCGCGGCCAGGTCTCGGACCTGGAGATCCAGGCCCGGGAGATCTTCCGGATGCGCGAGCAGCTGGAGGAGATGCTGTCGAAGCACTCCAACAAGTCGGTCGAGGAGGTTCGCGACGACATCGAGCGCGACAAGATCCTCACCGCCGAGGAGGCCGTCGAGTACGGTCTGGTGGACCTGGTCATCTCGACCCGCAAGGCCTCGCTGACCTCCTGAGGCCAGCACCCCCCGCGGCGCCGTTCCCGGGCCGCGGGGGCCGGGGGCGGGGCGCGCGACCGGTTCGCGTGCCCCGCCCCCGGCACACCGGTGACTGCTCCGACGGCATCTGTTCGGTATCAATTCGCCCAGGGCGTAGGGCAGACCCGGCGAAGAGGGCGGAATCGACGGCTCGGCAGAGTACCGTCGGACAGCGAGACCGATCGCCGTCGGCGTCGTCGGTCCACAGCACCAGGCCCCGGAAACCCCGCGGGGCCCCTGGCGAAGGGGAAGCACCTCGTGGCACGCATCGGAGACGGTGGCGACCTGCTCAAGTGCTCGTTCTGCGGCAAGTCGCAGAAGCAGGTGAAGAAGCTGATCGCCGGCCCAGGCGTGTACATCTGCGACGAGTGCATCGACCTGTGCAACGAGATCATCGAGGAGGAGCTCGCCGAGACCTCCGAGGTGCGCTTCGAGGAGCTGCCGAAGCCCCGCGAGATCTACGAGTTCCTCGACCAGTACGTGGTCGGCCAGGACCTCGCCAAGAAGGCGCTGTCGGTGGCGGTCTACAACCACTACAAGCGGGTCCAGGCCGGTGAGGCCGGGCGCAGCGGCGGGAACGGCCGCGAGGACGCCATCGAGCTGGCGAAGTCCAACATCCTGCTGCTCGGTCCGACCGGTTCCGGCAAGACGCTGCTGGCGCAGACCCTGGCCCGGATGCTGAACGTGCCGTTCGCGATCGCGGACGCCACCGCGCTGACGGAGGCCGGCTACGTCGGCGAGGACGTCGAGAACATCCTGCTCAAGCTGATCCAGGCGGCGGACTACGACGTCAAGAA comes from Streptomyces sp. TLI_053 and encodes:
- a CDS encoding ATP-dependent Clp protease proteolytic subunit, giving the protein MNIPSLSAAKARVEDMRAEGRYIVPRFVERTSQGIREYDPYAKLFEERIIFLGSQVDDVSANDIMAQLLCLESMDPDREIQMYINSPGGSFTALTAIYDTMQYVKPDITTVCMGQAASAAAVLLAAGTPGKRMALPNARILIHQPYTETGRGQVSDLEIQAREIFRMREQLEEMLSKHSNKSVEEVRDDIERDKILTAEEAVEYGLVDLVISTRKASLTS